The Coccidioides posadasii str. Silveira chromosome 2, complete sequence genomic interval GCCCTAATTTTCATGTTCAGCAATCTCGCCTCAACACCGTTCACCCCGAACGGCCAGTAAAATGCAAGCTCTGCTGAGAAGTAAAAAATCCGTAACCTATAAATTGCGCCTTGAAATCAAATTCGATGTCGAAGCGAAGTGATTTTGTGAGAGGAGGGAGGTGGTTAGGTAACGATTTACGGCCCACCGCGTCCTCTTCCGCGACCTCCTTGCCAACCGCCTCGGCCGCCGTACCCACCGTTTCCACGTCCCCAGCCGCCGCCACGACCTCCTCGAAAGCCTGCCCGACGACCGGAATGAGCCGACTCCGATTTTCGGCGATCGTTGGCCTGTCTGATAGCTGCTTCTTGTTCAGCGcgctcttcttcagattgCTCAAATGGATTTGCGATGCCTAGCATTTCGCAGAATCGAGTGGTCTGGGGATTCAAGTACTCGAACGGCTGCTCAGGAGTGGTGACAGGAACAGAGGGTTCATAGACAGGTGCTGTGATGGTGAAGTTGTGTGGAACAACCATCTTGCCTTCCTTGACAATATTTTCTTCAACCCAGGCCTCAGCATCAATGATTTTTGGTTTATAAAATGCGCTCCCTTTGTCAATGGGAACCTGTGACTTCTTCCCTACCACGAATCCCTCAGCAAAAACACGTGTGATCGCAAGCCATTCTTTATCATATTCAAGTTGGTATGGACGTTGTTCATCAGTGTGGTCGCTTTCAGACACAGGAAATATCTCGAGCAGCTCCAGGAATTTTCTGTGCGGCTCACATTTGTCCAGGGCCAAAAATTGGGTTGCCTTGTTTGTAATACCTTCTGGAAGCTCTTCCTCAGCTATGGCCTTGTCCTGTGTTTTGTCACGTTTTTGAAAACTGGCTGGCAGTTGTTCACGAAGTTCATCTGAGACTCCATCAAATTGTGCAGGTGGCATGGGCATGGAGGCTGTAGTTTCCAATTGGGTGGAAAGGTTTTGCTTTGTGATAGAGGCATCAAGAGCTTCGTTTGGTGTCTCAGCCGTTTCTGATGCAGATTCCATCTCAAGGTCTATTTCGTCTGCATTTTTTACAGGAGAAGGGGCAGTCTCTTTCTGAACTTGGTTAATTTCATCCTCAGCTTTGGTTCTCACAACGTCTGAAACTTCTCGCGAGAGGCCATCATCAGTAACAACTTTCTTCCAGGTCACCTGATAGTCAATATTGGACTTAGGTTTTTCGATTTCCCCAGCATCGACACGACGTCTAAACTCATCGGCAGCTTTCAAATATTCAgcattttcttcagcttcccTTTTTGAGGCCACCTCATAAAATCCTCTCCAGGCATTTATACGGTCCTGTTCACTGCTCTGAAGCTGAGTGTTATAAGTAACAGGTCGCCTGTCAGAGTATGCTGCGGCGCCTGGAGTCATCATCTCAGGTCTTGTGACGCACGCTTGCATTGGCTTCACCATAACTTCCTCAGGTTCTGGATCTTTGGCGGGATCTTTCATGCGCGACTGCTGTGATTTTGTGTCAATGTTGTGAGCATTGACTGCTCTAGGAGGAGAATAGGCCTTATGCTCCAGGGTGGAAGTGTATTTCACATGCAAGTGTGCAGAAAACCAATGAGCTGGTCGCAAGCGGTCAAGAACATATCGCACTGCGGGACTTCCAAGCTTTCCAGACTCTGCATCTTTGACAAAATGAGGCTTTCTGCGGAATAGATCATCGACATCACCAGTCCATTCAATAGCCTGCGGCCAATCGTGACTAATTCCGATGTCAACTTGTGTGCGAACTTGGAGTAGCTTGCGGACGTCGATCTCCCTAACATGATAGATAGAACGTAATGCGTCATCGCCATATGGCAACCTTTCAAAATGCTGGCGGCGATAGTCATAGCCTTTCCAGATTCCCGACATCCCGGCAATTCTCAAGGGTCCGCATCGAATGACATTTGCGGCGCCAAGGTAATAAATATTGGGTGCGACCCAACCTCCATAATATAGCTCGAAAAGATGATTGCTTGCTTCGTGATTGCCTCCCACGAAGATAGTCAGATAAGGTGCGACTCGAGCACCGCTATAGTACTCATGAAAATCACCAATTTTCTTATATTTTGCTGGAACAGCCATGCAAGCCATGTCATTGGAGTTTCTGACAGCCTGTAGATAAATGTTAGTCAGGGCAACAGCAGGGGATAGAGCACTTGACATAGACGTGGTCTCACTTGAAAATCACCCCCAATAATAACCAAATCCACACCATCCCAACCCTTGGCCTCAGCCGATTTCTTTACTGAGTCATAGATCTCATGTAGTTTTCCATGTCCCTAAGCAGGTCAGTTTTACTGTAGTTGATGTGCTGCTCCAGTGA includes:
- a CDS encoding uncharacterized protein (EggNog:ENOG410PGPY~COG:A~BUSCO:2829at33183), with protein sequence MASDLPTQKCFRLAVEGCGHGKLHEIYDSVKKSAEAKGWDGVDLVIIGGDFQAVRNSNDMACMAVPAKYKKIGDFHEYYSGARVAPYLTIFVGGNHEASNHLFELYYGGWVAPNIYYLGAANVIRCGPLRIAGMSGIWKGYDYRRQHFERLPYGDDALRSIYHVREIDVRKLLQVRTQVDIGISHDWPQAIEWTGDVDDLFRRKPHFVKDAESGKLGSPAVRYVLDRLRPAHWFSAHLHVKYTSTLEHKAYSPPRAVNAHNIDTKSQQSRMKDPAKDPEPEEVMVKPMQACVTRPEMMTPGAAAYSDRRPVTYNTQLQSSEQDRINAWRGFYEVASKREAEENAEYLKAADEFRRRVDAGEIEKPKSNIDYQVTWKKVVTDDGLSREVSDVVRTKAEDEINQVQKETAPSPVKNADEIDLEMESASETAETPNEALDASITKQNLSTQLETTASMPMPPAQFDGVSDELREQLPASFQKRDKTQDKAIAEEELPEGITNKATQFLALDKCEPHRKFLELLEIFPVSESDHTDEQRPYQLEYDKEWLAITRVFAEGFVVGKKSQVPIDKGSAFYKPKIIDAEAWVEENIVKEGKMVVPHNFTITAPVYEPSVPVTTPEQPFEYLNPQTTRFCEMLGIANPFEQSEEERAEQEAAIRQANDRRKSESAHSGRRAGFRGGRGGGWGRGNGGYGGRGGWQGGRGRGRGGP